The following are from one region of the Streptomyces tuirus genome:
- a CDS encoding ABC transporter permease has translation MARLAGRRALFAVPVLLVVTFGVFAIAAASPFDPVKAYAGTAALDADQQTLDRLRENLGVDRPFAARWWHWLTSALTGDLGHSSVMRQPVAQVIGERLVWSALLCVVAFAAAVLAGTLLGVLAARRPGSLVDRTVTSLAYTLEAAPVFWIALLAIWLFALRWDVLPAGGLTDTGSAQVTPGQVTSHLVLPAAVLAVSQLPWFTLYVRQGVGDALAEDPVRGARARGLSERTVLLGHALRSGLLPVLTLIGSRVPELITGALLVESVFSWPGIAAATVEAATAVDFPLLAALTTLATAAVLAGNLLADLLYGLFDPRVKLSDM, from the coding sequence ATGGCACGACTGGCGGGACGGCGGGCCCTGTTCGCCGTCCCCGTCCTGCTCGTCGTCACCTTCGGCGTGTTCGCCATCGCCGCCGCCTCCCCCTTCGACCCCGTCAAGGCCTACGCCGGCACCGCCGCGCTCGACGCCGACCAGCAGACCCTGGACCGGCTGCGCGAGAACCTCGGCGTGGACCGGCCCTTCGCCGCCCGCTGGTGGCACTGGCTGACCTCCGCGCTCACCGGCGACCTCGGTCACTCCAGCGTCATGCGGCAGCCGGTCGCCCAGGTCATCGGCGAACGGCTCGTGTGGTCCGCGCTCCTGTGCGTCGTCGCCTTCGCCGCCGCCGTGCTGGCGGGCACCCTGCTCGGCGTGCTCGCCGCCCGCCGCCCCGGCTCGCTCGTCGACCGGACCGTCACCTCCCTCGCCTACACCCTGGAGGCGGCCCCGGTCTTCTGGATCGCGCTGCTCGCCATCTGGCTGTTCGCCCTCCGGTGGGACGTCCTGCCGGCGGGCGGCCTGACCGACACCGGCAGCGCACAGGTCACGCCCGGCCAGGTCACCAGCCATCTCGTCCTGCCCGCCGCTGTCCTCGCCGTGTCCCAACTGCCGTGGTTCACCCTCTACGTCCGCCAGGGCGTCGGCGACGCTCTGGCGGAGGACCCCGTGCGCGGCGCCCGGGCCCGGGGCCTGAGCGAACGCACCGTCCTGCTCGGCCACGCCCTGCGCTCCGGGCTGCTGCCGGTGCTCACCCTCATCGGCTCCCGCGTGCCCGAACTCATCACCGGTGCCCTGCTGGTGGAGAGCGTCTTCAGCTGGCCGGGCATCGCCGCAGCCACCGTCGAGGCGGCCACCGCCGTCGACTTCCCGCTGCTCGCCGCCCTGACGACCCTGGCCACCGCCGCCGTGCTCGCCGGGAACCTGCTCGCCGACCTGCTCTACGGACTGTTCGACCCGAGGGTGAAGCTCAGTGACATGTGA
- a CDS encoding ABC transporter permease translates to MTCDAPAPAGAPAEPEWRSHGPERRSTRALRVRTSAALVAATVLAVLLVPPLVQLDQQAVDLAAKLQPPSWAHPFGTDDVGRDLLLRCVYGLRVSLLVGVAAALTATVVGTAVGAAAGALGGWADRALMRVVDTFSSVPHLLLGIFIVAMFRPGVWPVVISVALTHWLSTARIVRAEVLSLRSRPYIDAAVSGGASRWRVAVRHLLPAVLPQAALAAVLMVPHAMWHESALSFLGLGLPTHTASLGTLIQSARGSLLAGQWWPTLFPGLFLIVPTLAIAGLAGAWRERINPRHRSELML, encoded by the coding sequence GTGACATGTGACGCACCGGCGCCCGCCGGCGCCCCGGCCGAGCCCGAGTGGCGCTCGCACGGCCCGGAACGCCGCTCCACCCGCGCCCTGCGCGTGCGCACCTCCGCCGCGCTGGTGGCCGCGACCGTCCTCGCCGTGCTGCTCGTGCCGCCGCTGGTCCAGCTCGACCAGCAGGCCGTCGACCTCGCCGCCAAGCTGCAACCCCCCTCCTGGGCACACCCGTTCGGCACCGACGACGTCGGCCGCGACCTGCTGCTGCGCTGCGTATACGGCCTGCGCGTGTCGCTGCTCGTCGGAGTGGCGGCGGCGCTGACCGCGACCGTGGTCGGCACGGCCGTGGGCGCCGCGGCCGGTGCGCTGGGCGGCTGGGCCGACCGGGCCCTGATGCGGGTGGTCGACACGTTCTCCTCCGTGCCGCACCTGCTGCTCGGCATCTTCATCGTCGCCATGTTCCGCCCCGGGGTGTGGCCGGTGGTGATCTCGGTCGCGCTGACCCACTGGCTGTCCACGGCCCGGATCGTGCGCGCCGAGGTGCTGTCGCTGCGGTCCCGGCCGTACATCGACGCGGCCGTCTCCGGCGGGGCGTCCCGGTGGCGGGTGGCCGTACGGCACCTCCTGCCCGCCGTCCTTCCCCAGGCCGCGCTCGCCGCCGTGCTGATGGTGCCGCACGCCATGTGGCACGAGTCGGCCCTGTCCTTCCTCGGCCTCGGGCTGCCCACCCACACGGCGAGCCTCGGCACCCTGATCCAGAGCGCCCGCGGCTCCCTCCTCGCCGGCCAGTGGTGGCCCACCCTCTTCCCCGGCCTCTTCCTCATCGTCCCCACCCTCGCCATCGCCGGACTCGCCGGCGCCTGGCGGGAGCGGATCAACCCACGTCACAGATCGGAGCTGATGCTGTGA
- a CDS encoding ABC transporter ATP-binding protein produces MPGGRRVAAVTDARFDVAPGECLALIGESGCGKSVLASALLGLLPGNARTAGSALLGDLDLLTADERTLARTVRGRLIGLVPQSPAAHLTPVRTVRSQLQETVAALTATRGRAALRAAAEAAAERAAFPADHLDRHPHQLSGGLAQRAATALALVGDAPLLLADEPTTGLDRDLVDRTVDELRRHVDAPGGRGGGRALLMITHDLAAAERIADRVAVMYAGRIVELADATAFFGTPGPRHPYSRALLQALPDRAFTPVPGMPPELGDLPAGCAFAARCDRATDTCAAPPPPGPVACHHPHVPEDVRA; encoded by the coding sequence ATGCCCGGCGGGCGCCGCGTCGCCGCCGTCACCGACGCGCGCTTCGACGTGGCGCCCGGCGAGTGCCTGGCCCTGATCGGGGAGAGCGGCTGCGGCAAGTCCGTGCTGGCCTCCGCCCTGCTCGGACTGCTCCCCGGCAACGCCCGCACCGCCGGCTCGGCCCTGCTCGGCGACCTGGACCTGCTCACGGCCGACGAGCGGACCCTCGCCCGCACCGTACGAGGACGGCTCATCGGACTCGTACCGCAGAGCCCGGCCGCCCACCTCACCCCGGTCCGCACCGTCCGCTCCCAACTGCAGGAGACCGTCGCCGCGTTGACCGCGACCCGGGGCCGCGCCGCCCTGCGTGCCGCAGCCGAGGCCGCCGCCGAACGGGCCGCGTTCCCCGCCGACCACCTCGACCGCCACCCCCACCAGCTGTCCGGCGGCCTCGCCCAGCGCGCCGCCACCGCCCTCGCCCTGGTCGGCGACGCGCCCCTGCTGCTCGCCGACGAACCGACCACCGGACTCGACCGCGACCTCGTGGACCGTACGGTCGACGAACTGCGGCGCCACGTCGACGCCCCGGGCGGCCGGGGCGGCGGACGGGCCCTGCTGATGATCACCCACGACCTGGCGGCCGCCGAGCGCATCGCCGACCGGGTCGCCGTCATGTACGCCGGACGGATCGTCGAACTCGCCGACGCCACCGCCTTCTTCGGCACACCCGGCCCCCGCCACCCCTACAGCCGAGCCCTGCTCCAGGCCCTGCCCGACCGGGCCTTCACCCCCGTCCCGGGCATGCCGCCCGAACTGGGCGACCTCCCGGCCGGCTGCGCCTTCGCCGCCCGCTGCGACCGGGCCACCGACACCTGCGCCGCCCCGCCGCCCCCCGGCCCGGTCGCCTGCCACCACCCGCACGTGCCGGAGGACGTCCGTGCTTGA
- a CDS encoding ABC transporter ATP-binding protein, which produces MLELRSISAGYTRNAPVVRDVSLTVAAGESVGLLGPSGCGKSTLARVAALLHRPESGTLLLDGEPVRHWRHRAPRALRTAFGVVFQQARLSADPRLPLTDLIAEPLRATGRGREAAGRVAELAPAVGLTPDLLTRRPHEVSDGQLQRACLARALVLRPRLLVCDEMTAMLDASTAAALVAAVEGYRATTGAALLAVGHDRTLLERWCDRTVHWDALV; this is translated from the coding sequence GTGCTTGAACTGCGCTCCATCTCCGCCGGATACACCAGGAACGCTCCGGTGGTCCGGGACGTCTCCCTCACCGTCGCCGCGGGGGAGTCCGTCGGCCTGCTCGGCCCGAGCGGCTGCGGCAAGTCCACCCTCGCGCGGGTCGCGGCCCTGCTGCACCGCCCCGAGTCCGGCACCCTGCTCCTCGACGGCGAGCCCGTACGGCACTGGCGGCACCGCGCCCCACGTGCCCTGCGCACCGCCTTCGGGGTCGTCTTCCAGCAGGCCAGGCTCTCCGCGGACCCCCGGCTGCCGCTCACCGACCTGATCGCCGAACCCCTGCGGGCCACCGGCCGCGGCAGGGAAGCCGCCGGCCGGGTCGCCGAACTGGCCCCCGCCGTCGGCCTCACCCCCGACCTGCTCACCAGGCGGCCGCACGAGGTCAGCGACGGCCAGCTGCAACGCGCCTGCCTCGCCCGGGCCCTGGTGCTGCGCCCCCGCCTGCTGGTGTGCGACGAGATGACCGCGATGCTCGACGCCTCCACCGCGGCGGCCCTGGTCGCGGCCGTCGAGGGCTACCGGGCCACCACCGGAGCCGCCCTGCTGGCCGTCGGCCACGACCGCACCCTGCTGGAGCGCTGGTGCGACCGCACCGTCCACTGGGACGCCCTGGTCTGA
- a CDS encoding class I SAM-dependent methyltransferase — MGLSLATAERWVERWELQQQRYAVDREERFTVIADVVEHVTAGRAAPPLVVDLGCGPGSLAARLVRRLPDAAIVAVDRDPVLLELGRTHHPDAARYVDAEIGAPGWTWALELDRPLDAAVSTTALHYLDRDTLLGTYRRLAELMRPGGVLVNGDHLPQGERGPAGIAAHVGRCRADRQRVFAQEDWGSWWAAVGEDPELADLLAERRRRAALLGTGRPAELPLCAHLELLRQAGFGTAGPVWQYGDSCVVVAVR; from the coding sequence ATGGGGCTGAGTCTGGCGACGGCCGAGCGATGGGTGGAGCGCTGGGAGCTCCAGCAACAGCGGTACGCCGTCGACCGCGAGGAGCGGTTCACGGTGATCGCCGATGTCGTCGAGCACGTCACGGCGGGGCGCGCGGCCCCGCCCCTCGTCGTGGACCTGGGCTGCGGGCCCGGCTCCCTCGCGGCGCGGCTGGTGCGGCGGCTCCCGGACGCCGCGATCGTGGCCGTGGACCGTGACCCCGTCCTGCTGGAGCTGGGCCGCACCCACCACCCGGACGCGGCCCGGTACGTCGACGCCGAGATCGGCGCGCCCGGCTGGACCTGGGCGCTGGAACTGGACCGGCCCCTGGACGCGGCGGTCTCCACGACGGCCCTGCACTACCTCGACCGCGACACCCTGCTCGGCACCTACCGGCGGCTCGCCGAGCTGATGCGCCCCGGGGGCGTCCTCGTCAACGGCGACCACCTCCCCCAGGGCGAGCGGGGCCCGGCCGGGATCGCGGCCCATGTCGGGCGGTGCCGGGCCGACCGGCAGCGCGTGTTCGCCCAGGAGGACTGGGGCTCGTGGTGGGCCGCCGTCGGCGAGGACCCGGAGCTGGCCGACCTCCTCGCGGAGCGCCGACGGCGTGCAGCTCTCCTCGGCACCGGCCGCCCCGCCGAGCTGCCCCTCTGCGCCCATTTGGAGCTGCTCCGGCAGGCGGGCTTCGGCACGGCCGGGCCGGTGTGGCAGTACGGAGACAGCTGCGTGGTCGTGGCGGTGCGCTGA
- a CDS encoding aminotransferase class V-fold PLP-dependent enzyme has translation MTAPITREDLRPWQRALREEFPIVTGHPELAYLDSAATAQKPRAVLDAVRTYLTTSNANAARGTYTWANRTTELVERTRERVARFLGDPRPERSAVHFTSGTTEGLRTVARDWLPGFLRDGDEIVVPDADHQANITPWLEARESLAREGVHVRVVPMPYQSGSGDYDHRALAERAGPRTRFVATTHVHHVYGGDMNVRRIREAVGPEAVICLDAAQSVGHLPVSVAELDVDFVVFSGHKALALPGSGAVWARQARGPAFVPGGWSGTPNTVGIASLEAALDWLDAAGVDRIERWTAGLAARLTEELRRMDAYEILGCPLSLAADSGVQRRQGIVTLRHRAIDSGDLGFILFSHGFMVRSDHHCQGDAGEKTGSVRVSLHVYNTGEEIDRLLSVLASLA, from the coding sequence ATGACCGCACCGATCACCCGCGAGGATCTGCGCCCGTGGCAGCGTGCGCTGCGCGAGGAGTTCCCCATCGTCACCGGGCATCCCGAGCTGGCCTACCTGGACAGCGCGGCCACGGCGCAGAAGCCGCGGGCCGTGCTGGACGCGGTGCGGACGTATCTGACCACGTCCAACGCCAACGCCGCGCGCGGGACCTACACCTGGGCCAACCGGACGACGGAGCTGGTGGAGCGGACCCGCGAGCGCGTCGCCCGGTTCCTCGGGGATCCCCGGCCGGAGCGCTCCGCCGTCCACTTCACGAGCGGCACCACCGAGGGACTGCGGACCGTCGCCCGTGACTGGCTGCCGGGGTTCCTGCGCGACGGCGACGAGATCGTCGTGCCGGACGCCGACCACCAGGCCAACATCACACCGTGGCTGGAGGCCAGGGAGTCGCTCGCGCGCGAGGGCGTGCACGTCCGGGTGGTGCCGATGCCGTACCAGAGCGGCTCCGGGGACTACGACCACCGGGCCCTGGCCGAACGGGCGGGCCCGCGCACCCGGTTCGTCGCCACCACTCATGTGCACCACGTGTACGGCGGCGACATGAACGTGCGGCGCATCCGCGAGGCCGTCGGCCCCGAGGCGGTCATCTGCCTGGACGCCGCGCAGAGCGTGGGTCATCTGCCGGTGTCCGTGGCCGAGTTGGACGTGGACTTCGTCGTGTTCTCCGGGCACAAGGCGCTGGCCCTGCCCGGTTCCGGGGCGGTGTGGGCCCGGCAGGCGCGCGGGCCCGCCTTCGTGCCCGGCGGCTGGAGCGGCACCCCGAACACGGTGGGCATCGCCTCGCTGGAGGCGGCCCTGGACTGGCTGGACGCGGCCGGTGTCGACCGGATCGAGCGCTGGACGGCCGGTCTTGCGGCCCGGCTCACCGAGGAGCTGCGCCGGATGGACGCCTACGAGATCCTCGGCTGCCCGCTCAGCCTGGCCGCCGACTCGGGCGTCCAGCGGCGGCAGGGCATCGTGACCCTGCGGCACCGCGCCATCGACTCGGGCGACCTGGGGTTCATCCTGTTCAGCCACGGCTTCATGGTCCGCTCCGACCATCACTGCCAGGGCGACGCGGGCGAGAAGACCGGTTCGGTGCGGGTGAGTCTGCATGTGTACAACACGGGTGAGGAGATCGACCGGCTGCTGTCCGTTCTCGCCTCGCTCGCCTGA
- a CDS encoding pyridoxal-phosphate dependent enzyme, with protein MRYDSITEAIGNTPLVRIDPAVHGLRNIDLYAKLEMLNPFGSVKDRAAWSMARPLLDEAVEHGSQVVELSSGNTAKALAVIAGMHGLGFRSVTNRMRVPEIKDLLLLLGAEIEELPGQSECLDPTATDDPLTLFHRTLSASGSAYLHTDQYFNPRNTEAHLTGTGPEIVKDLDGRVPDWFVACVGTAGSSTGVARALREEDPSVRVLGLVGAKSDFIPGIRTIDEVQEVGLFDPETYDTMESVSADEAIEGMLTLNRRCGILGGPTGGAAYFGAVRHLRAVDEELSERRTAVFIVCDRVESYLSYVRQRRPDLLGRPPRKNSPADLSDAEIGAAPSIGVAGARHWIDTDRPLVVDLRSPFAYAALHIDGSVNIVDELFAELLRGGLPFSRRQPVLLACPVGEQSARYAALLTRMGHPDVRSLAGGIIAWRDAGAPLVRD; from the coding sequence GTGAGGTACGACAGCATCACCGAGGCGATAGGCAACACCCCGCTGGTGCGGATCGACCCGGCCGTGCACGGCCTGCGGAACATCGATCTGTACGCCAAGCTGGAGATGCTCAACCCCTTCGGCTCGGTCAAGGACCGGGCCGCCTGGAGCATGGCGCGGCCCCTGCTGGACGAGGCGGTCGAACACGGCAGCCAGGTCGTGGAGTTGTCCAGCGGCAACACGGCCAAGGCCCTCGCGGTCATCGCCGGCATGCACGGCCTGGGCTTCAGAAGCGTCACCAACCGGATGCGGGTCCCGGAGATCAAGGACCTCCTGCTGCTGCTCGGCGCGGAGATCGAGGAGCTGCCGGGGCAGAGCGAGTGCCTGGACCCGACCGCCACGGACGATCCGCTGACCCTGTTCCACCGGACGCTGTCGGCCTCCGGCAGTGCCTATCTGCACACCGACCAGTACTTCAACCCGCGCAACACCGAGGCCCATCTCACCGGCACCGGGCCGGAGATCGTCAAGGACCTGGACGGCCGGGTCCCGGACTGGTTCGTCGCCTGCGTGGGCACCGCCGGTTCCTCCACGGGTGTCGCCCGGGCTCTGCGCGAGGAGGACCCGTCCGTGCGGGTGCTCGGGCTGGTCGGGGCCAAGTCCGACTTCATCCCGGGGATCCGCACCATCGACGAGGTGCAGGAGGTCGGCCTGTTCGACCCGGAGACGTACGACACGATGGAGTCGGTGAGCGCCGACGAGGCGATCGAGGGCATGCTCACCCTGAACCGCCGCTGCGGCATCCTCGGCGGCCCCACCGGAGGGGCCGCCTATTTCGGCGCGGTCCGCCATCTGCGTGCTGTGGACGAGGAGTTGAGCGAGCGCCGGACGGCGGTGTTCATCGTCTGCGACCGCGTGGAGAGCTATCTGAGCTACGTCCGGCAGCGGCGCCCCGATCTGCTGGGCCGGCCGCCCCGGAAGAACTCGCCGGCCGACCTGTCGGACGCCGAGATCGGCGCGGCCCCGTCGATCGGCGTGGCCGGCGCCCGGCACTGGATCGACACCGACCGGCCGCTCGTGGTCGACCTGCGCAGCCCGTTCGCGTACGCGGCGCTGCACATCGACGGGTCGGTCAACATCGTCGACGAGCTGTTCGCCGAACTCCTGCGGGGCGGGCTGCCGTTCAGCCGGCGCCAGCCGGTCCTGCTGGCCTGCCCGGTCGGTGAGCAGTCCGCGCGGTACGCGGCGCTGCTGACCCGGATGGGTCACCCGGACGTGCGGAGCCTGGCCGGTGGCATCATCGCCTGGCGGGACGCGGGCGCCCCCCTGGTGCGGGACTGA
- a CDS encoding Y4yA family PLP-dependent enzyme, whose translation MDGRPLYLEPRLEPRLRSLVAAHGTLHSIVDALGSPLHLVVPDQIAENLERFRSVYRAHHLSGQVFYAHKANRSSALLRRLAATDAGVDVASLGELQHALGAGFGADRITATGPKNPEFLWLAARTGVTVGVDGVAELDRLAGLVRKHGLAPVRVLLRLSGFEAPGVKVLSRRSRFGTPVREVEPLLEAVERHGDAVEPTGVAFHLDTTSVAEKATALEGCLAALELCRSRGLRPRAVDIGGGFGISYLAEREQWEAYTSGLTAAVLGRRPPLTWGGHGYGLRSESGTLRGTLGLYPAHRPVTGAAYLDELLAQPAGSLGGRPLAALLLEHLYDLHTEPGRALLDQCGVTLARVLEVRGPEPGGELLVRLAAKADDIALEDHGVLMDPVVVPRSGAGPGQGPVAVHLFGSLCLETDLITRRTVFLPRRPEPGDLLAFANTAGYAMDFHATRAQYQPGARKVAAWQDGDAWRWCLDDQFWPITPSGGVQ comes from the coding sequence ATGGACGGACGGCCCTTGTATCTCGAACCGCGGCTGGAGCCACGGCTGAGGTCGCTCGTGGCGGCACACGGCACGCTGCACTCGATCGTCGACGCACTCGGTTCACCCCTGCACCTCGTGGTGCCGGACCAGATCGCCGAGAACCTGGAGCGGTTCCGGTCGGTCTACCGGGCGCACCACCTGTCGGGGCAGGTCTTCTACGCCCACAAGGCCAACCGCTCCAGTGCGCTGCTGCGGCGGCTCGCCGCGACGGACGCGGGTGTGGACGTGGCATCGCTGGGCGAGTTGCAGCACGCGCTGGGTGCCGGCTTCGGCGCCGACCGGATCACGGCGACCGGGCCGAAGAACCCCGAGTTCCTGTGGCTGGCGGCGCGTACGGGTGTCACGGTCGGGGTCGACGGTGTCGCCGAGCTGGACCGGCTCGCCGGCCTGGTGCGCAAGCACGGGCTCGCCCCGGTGCGGGTGCTGCTGCGGCTGTCGGGCTTCGAGGCGCCGGGCGTGAAGGTGCTGAGCCGGCGCAGTCGTTTCGGCACGCCGGTACGGGAGGTGGAGCCGCTGCTGGAGGCGGTCGAGCGGCACGGTGACGCGGTCGAGCCGACGGGGGTGGCCTTCCATCTGGACACGACGAGCGTCGCGGAGAAGGCGACGGCCCTCGAAGGGTGCCTGGCCGCCCTGGAGTTGTGCCGGAGCCGGGGTCTGCGGCCCCGGGCCGTGGACATCGGCGGCGGGTTCGGCATCAGCTACCTCGCCGAGCGGGAGCAGTGGGAGGCGTACACGAGCGGGCTCACCGCGGCCGTCCTCGGCCGGCGTCCGCCCCTGACGTGGGGCGGGCACGGCTACGGGCTGCGCAGCGAGTCCGGCACCCTGCGCGGCACGCTGGGCCTCTACCCCGCCCACCGCCCGGTCACCGGTGCCGCCTACCTGGACGAGTTGCTGGCCCAGCCCGCCGGCTCGCTGGGCGGACGCCCGCTGGCGGCGCTGCTGCTGGAGCACCTGTACGACCTGCACACCGAGCCCGGCCGGGCCCTGCTGGACCAGTGCGGAGTGACCCTGGCGCGGGTCCTGGAGGTCCGCGGCCCCGAACCCGGTGGGGAACTGCTCGTACGGCTGGCCGCGAAGGCGGACGACATCGCCCTGGAGGACCACGGAGTGCTGATGGACCCGGTCGTCGTCCCCAGAAGCGGAGCCGGGCCGGGTCAGGGGCCCGTCGCCGTGCACCTCTTCGGCAGTCTCTGCCTGGAGACCGACCTCATCACCCGGCGCACGGTGTTCCTGCCGCGCCGCCCGGAACCCGGTGACCTGCTCGCCTTCGCCAACACCGCGGGCTACGCCATGGACTTCCACGCCACGCGCGCCCAGTACCAGCCCGGCGCCCGCAAGGTCGCCGCCTGGCAGGACGGCGACGCGTGGCGCTGGTGCCTCGACGACCAGTTCTGGCCGATCACGCCCTCGGGGGGAGTCCAGTGA
- a CDS encoding DUF488 domain-containing protein, with the protein MRRAPPEKGQSDTVDSSLVTFGHSTAGRERIAELLRAAGVAAVVDVRTAPGSRRDPDLLRERMAAWMPEVGLAYRWEPRLGGFRPLPGDSPDVAWRDASFRGYAAHTRSPEFVAAMDRVLRQAAHARTAVMCSEAVWWRCHRRLIGDFAVLARGASARHLMHDGRLSAHTPTPGARLRDDGLLVYDAPAGPPRG; encoded by the coding sequence ATGAGGCGTGCGCCCCCCGAAAAGGGACAGTCCGACACCGTGGACTCCTCCCTGGTGACCTTCGGGCACAGCACCGCCGGGCGGGAGCGGATCGCCGAGCTGTTGCGGGCGGCCGGTGTCGCGGCCGTCGTGGACGTGCGGACCGCTCCCGGCAGCCGTCGTGACCCCGACCTGCTGCGGGAGCGGATGGCCGCATGGATGCCGGAGGTGGGCCTCGCCTACCGGTGGGAGCCCCGCCTCGGCGGATTCCGTCCCCTGCCCGGGGACAGCCCGGACGTCGCCTGGCGCGATGCTTCCTTCCGCGGGTACGCCGCCCACACCCGGTCCCCCGAGTTCGTCGCCGCCATGGACCGGGTGTTGCGGCAGGCGGCGCACGCGCGTACCGCCGTGATGTGCAGCGAGGCGGTCTGGTGGCGCTGCCACCGCCGGCTGATCGGCGACTTCGCGGTCCTCGCCCGCGGTGCGTCCGCCCGGCACCTCATGCACGACGGCCGGCTGAGCGCCCACACGCCGACACCGGGAGCCCGTCTGCGCGACGACGGGCTCCTCGTGTACGACGCCCCCGCCGGGCCGCCCCGGGGGTGA